Sequence from the Papilio machaon chromosome 21, ilPapMach1.1, whole genome shotgun sequence genome:
CTGCTAGCCGTTCTTCGTAAGGTTCACTGTGGGTAGAAGAAAGCTTGAAGAGGGGTGTGCAATGCATCCTTTTATATATCTCTATCTCTACCTATATCTCTCACTCCCTGTATTTCTGTTTCATCACCCTTATGGAATAATAGAAATTGCGAGCCACCATAAAGTTTGTATAGCAGTGTAATAGATGTTACCTCCTTAGCAGTGCCCCTACCGGTCCCCAGGGCAACGATCGGCATCAGATTTCCATCGTTTAATTCCACACACGGCGCCCGAGACGCTCCCGCTATCTGCAAAATAACGGCATTCGCATTTGAAACTTAgaataaaatacacaattcTAAGGATCATTTTTTAGATTGTCTttgtaaacttaaaattatgtcttcttttatttattatcagtGTTGGAAATGATTTACGATAATAGTATTTGGATTCGAAGCTATGACCTCTTGTTATGCGGTACCATAATCTATTGTGcgatataaatacaaatgcatttgtaactatataattaaataattataattcaccaaaagtacttaaataacaatattaattacgttttaagctttatttttgtttttcaagaagtataatttgaaattcattCCGCGATGTTACAGGCcgctttaatttaatagccacgatttttttttataataaacagcATTATCTTGGAATTCACAAGTTTCTAAGCTGCCAGTTATTTGTGTACAGATGTAAGCAATACTCggtaaaaaaaaccttatgcCAATCTATATGTTTACACACGAATAAGGTTTTTCCCATACAGCCACGTGCAAACATTGTtactcacattttttttaattcttacattagtaactatataattaaataattataattctacaaaagtacttaaataacaatataattacgATTTAAgctgtatttttgtttttcaagaagtatattttgaaattcattCCGTGATGTTACATTCCGCTTTAATTAgccacgattttttttttataataaacagcATTATCTTGGAATTCACAAGTTCCTAAGCTGCCACTTATTTGTATACAGATGTAAGCTAAACTCggtaaaaaaaaccttatgcCAATCTAAATGTTTACACACGAATAAGGTTTTTCCCATACAGCCACGTGCAAACATTGTTActcacattttttaattcttactatTAGCTTACTCATAgattatatatgtttattaatatatcttttacaaatattgtcaCTTAAATTAGAGCCATTTCTCTTTGTCACATTGTTCTGAAATTTGATATACACCTTTAATCCTTGATGACAATTGAATTTTTGtccaagaatataaaatccAAGATGTCAGCCTCCACAAAATGGCTGGCaacatatttttgaacaaGGCCCCTCCCCAACATGGGTATCAAATGAAAGGAATTGACTAGGAGAGTAAAGTGcactatgaaaaaaataaaaattaccgaCACATGAACACATGACGCATTCAAAAAATGaactaaaaactaataaatgaaTAGCTAAAAGGAGATTATTGacgtatttcttttaaatataaattgtataattaaatattcgaTTAGAGACgagattttttaatctacgAGGAAATTAATAGGTCGTTTAACTGATGACAACCTACTTTATTAGTACACAGTATGTTGAACTCCttgttaattatgaaaattaattaatttgaaaacaatataGACAAtggtagtaaaaatatttccgtCAGTACTCTGATGCTAGTAGATATTACAAACTGTAGACGGAAAGATTAACAATTCAcgtatgtgaatatttttatattaaagtccAAATTgtccaaaaataattttaatttattcattgacTGTCACAATCGGACTAACAATCAATTGACAAAGTTCATAATCATTCGGTAACTTAATAGAACGGGTAACATTCTTATAGGAAAAAGAAGGCTGTTATCCCTAAGCCGGGGCGTGTCGCTAGTTCTATTTAAACTAAATCGACATAACTTTGGTGTCGCAAACGCTTCATACGTTCACatgcaatttataattacgacattataaatatcaactGTACATTACGACATCTAAATACGACGCCGTGACAAAGTTCAGTCAGTTACCATTAGCTTTGTAGTTTTATAAAGAGCTTTTACTATGGGCTCGATTTTCAGCTCCGCGAGTTTTGAAATTCGAATCGTAATTGATTaatagacttttttttattacactcaataatttattatgaatttgtACTAAATGTTCGAAAATCCAAAAGATCCATAGAACTATTGAAGATATTGACGAAtcgagaaataaataattttataatataaccaAAAAACTTAATCTAACATctatgtaaaacatttttgttacacGGTACTCTTCAAAACCTGAGATACTCACTCAACCatcgaatttttatttaataaaaacctcaataaataaaagctgAACAAAGTTCCAAACAAAGAACTGTTTTGTTGAATAACGTGATACTCATAACTGTGCATTTtagaatacattaaatttgcttgcaactaattttttataacctcGAAATTAATTCAAGGCTTCAGGAACATTTTAGTAaccatggaattaaaaaaaatcatttttttatacatttttaatccaatatatttaattaatttcattattgttattttagtatttctatattaaataactaaattatttatagtctCATCAgtcgaattttatttttgttaaaatgaatACAGCTACCTATCATTTTGTGcaattatgatttaattttttttttaaagtttaactaaaatagttacattaatatcgaaaaacacatcaaaatgtcttaattagatttataatCAACAACTAACGCatgaaaatttttgtatacaacgaataaactcaaaaactactggaccgacttcaaaaataacaatgaaaatggatatttagtttatatttaatttataaataattaaaatcacattATTATCTGACGCaaaaaatgtagattataaattaaaactcacATAAATCAAAGACAAGACTGCGAACACGAGATACATGTTGTCTATCTAAATGTTACAACACTACTGATCGTAGTCTCAAAACAAGCTTACATATAtgtgagaaaaaaaatcacacctGCATCACTAATGTCAATGTActggtttaaaatatatttaatatgttgaaaaaaaaagactacGCAAAATGATATAGATAACTTTAAATtctaatctttttatttggCGAAAAGTTCGAGGTCATTTATGtcataaatcttttattgcattttttttgcatttttggCTTTTATTTGACTTGAATAGGCATGAACATGGTAGTAAATACGTTTACGATTTTGCTATAAGGAAATTTAGTACGCAAAATATTATCATCTTCAAATAATTCTCGAAATaaaagctgtcgcccgcgactccgtccgcgcgcagttaaaaaatggggggggggtatgaaaaatagatgttggccgattctcagacctactgaatatgctcacaagatttcatgagaatcggtcaagccgtttcggaggagtacgggaacgaaaactgtgacatgagaattttatatattagattcatctcggctttaaaaatattctattgttCCGAATTCAGTGACCTCTTGTTTTTACATCACCTATACGTCTTTTATCAAACTTATTGAcattataaaatcttactcATATTTATCTGCTTAGCATAATgggtttttaaaattgaagggTGTGTccaagttaatatttaaaaaaaatctgctaATACAAGTCAAGCGCGTTGTTGTTTGACTACAAAAAGTAACGTCTTTAAGGCAAATAGTGTTTtcacatctttaaaaatacgaaagcTCACAATAAACTTGCGCTAGGGTTGTTACCTATTTGGATTAGACCTGAATTCTTCATATAAATGACATCTATGTCAGATCAGATTGGTTAAACTAAAAAAGTCACTAGATCTTTTTCCATAGTTCAATAAGACTCAAAGACTTAGTTGTTACATGTTGTTCCCACAAGGTTGACAAAAAGTCACTGCTCAGGATTTTTTTGACGCCACTGTTCGgttatttattgaaagttGGCAACCCTAGTGCTTACTCGCCTAACTAAACATACTGTAAATAACGAAGAACGAACGAACGAACGAAgtcgaattcaatggaaataagaaattatatttattcatgtaACTTGTAACTGGCTGACAATATCATTTATTgtctatgaatttatttttttaagtttcagtgtttaaattaatgatacaAACTTGTCTGTTTTCAATATTCtcttctggagatactttctaacaaacatctatccatacatccaaactttcgcatttataatattagtaacattaagCGATATCTagtactttaaaatactaataaacacttaaaaatagttttaaagacaagttttcattttttgatAGTTTTCAACAAGTATGATTATGTGGATAAAATTTATCGTTTTGTAGATTGTTTGTCTCATTATGTggtcaattttttaatattttcattacacgTGCATAAACCTTTTCAGTtactttgtataaatttacttaaaaggAACGTACTTTCACGTAGGAAATGAATTCGTACAAGGTTtctataaataagttaaatattaagatatacagtcgaacctggataagcgagaaacctccataagcaGTCATTGTCCGGTACCTTTATAAGGgagaaaaatatcgtgatgTCTTGGACTCTCGACTATCCAGGTTACATTGtacaaagatataaatatactgAAGATGAACAAAAATAGCGATTGGTCTGTAttcccgccgctcgtttgcccccatctcttataaaaaacaagGTGTTTCTTTATACGCTtggttcagttttttttttgcaaacctttagttaattgatattaaagtCAAAGAAATTCGcgttaaaatgaaacaaactaaaattttaagtgcGCAATGAGTTTTCTTAATATgtctagttatttataaaaatcgataaatgaacaaaaaccTTGTTTAAAGACATTTAGATCTGCATTGCGAAACAACCTTGCGCATTGCATAATTGGATTTTATCGTCTtctatattcaaaaaaataactttttaacggCCTTCGAAATTCAAAACGAACCGAACGGTTTCCATTTCGAAATGATGTTGATATTGaccgataaaaaaaaactgcattattagatttttatggTAATTTATAGACGTCTAGTATTAAGTTTTCActaccaaataaaataaacatacaaaacatatccatctatcattgtattttaaacataaaacaaaggtAACAAAATTCTGCCAGGAATACATATTTATCAGAGAAACTACAATTACTGGACTTAAGCATTAGGTaagtactatatttttttcttgaactTTAGGTCGCATCGCCTTGTAAATACCACTTGTACCAGTTGTCCATAACTAGTAGACGTGTACCCTGAAAAGGTCAATCATCTTGCCTTAGTCATAGACACACATAATATATTCACGTTCATTGGTAGTGTACAATTAGAGGCAATCTTTTGAACATCTTGTACATCTATAAAGGTGGGCAAACTTGTAACCATTTTtcgaacgaagttccttatcgcgcgttgtgaaagggggctagacggaaaaaattcttacgaaaagttgtcacgacactttttgctatatcaccatggcaacgacgtgacaatacataacgaaaattcatagaaataaaatacttctatacttcttgtgaagacttaagttttttatgcatagaataaacattggttccttcactaattaattgaaaggaactttgttccatccgggtgtcccttgacacctctcaagttttttttttgttactttttagtagGCAGAGATTACGGATTTCTACTTAGCGGTCCTGACACATCTCTCTTGTCTCTTCATACATCTAGCAGCATTCTTAACCATTGCAATATCGCCCTTCTTATTTAACTCTGCCTACCGCACTGGATTACGAGCGTAAGTCATATTGTTGCTATTTAATAACCAATGCAGTTACTAAGGATGAACTATAGAATCTTTGTATATAACATAGACACGATTCACGTTAGAGACATccgcattttttttattcaccgCGGAAATCCTTCGCGTTCACTCATCACGAACCATAACCCTGACTCAACCACAGAGcaagttttaaatacattaaatactCTGTACTCATCCAAGCATTATTACGATTAAaatctcataaaaaaatacttatcatttaaaagaaacataatttaagcTTATTGGCAACCATTTTAGAATTAACGAGGCAACTTATTTAAGAATTATGAATATGTTATTGTGgtgaaacaagtttataagacgtttaattaaagattttttcgttatgattttataacaactcAATCATTATATAACATAGATTTAAAACAgtctaataaaatacaaaatatattggtACTTAATATCACGtttaaagtaaagtaaacaGATACGTCCATGGCAATCGGAGACAAAGGTCCGACTCAGATTGAACTGCCGTACTCAGAATGTAATTCAATTCAAGTGTAATTCAATTCTGTCAACCTACCCTCCTCCTTACGGAGTGTCTGCTCTTCCGTATATCTCGTATCAGCCGTCACATCAGTTCACTCCCCTCTTACGCATATATCCTCTCTCATTCTTCGGCGTTCCTTTAGTTCTGTAGCTATCCACATTCAAACTCTTTACTTTCTTggtcaataataaataaaataaaatatatactaaacTTACACACAAACAAAAGATTGctcaatataaaaactaaggCGTATTAGTTTTTACTATGAGCAACAAAGCTAGGTgtcttattttctttacattgtaacattatataaattgttttgtacaCTGTATTAACGTCATTGattaatttcatatgtttGTGTATAGTATAGTAGTAGTTTAACcgtgaatttaaaatagtgtCACACGTATACTATTGCTAtcactgttttatttaaaaactagcttttaccagcgacttcgtccgcgcggaataaaaaaaatgctcacaagataaaaaagttcctatgtccgtctcctagttctaagctacctccccataaattttcagctaaatcagttcgaccgatcttgagttataaatagtgtaactaacacaactttcttttatatatataagataatgaaagggatggcaATAATGTCGTAATACAAATGTGACAATGGAGATTCACCGTAAgcatatttaaaaagctacaaGTGATCAGCAGAACCAGGTTACTGGTCCACACTTTCACCGGAGCGCCCGTTCAGTTCAGAATCGATAAGCATTGAATATAAAAGACATACCATTTAAAGGTGTCATTTATTGATTATAATTAGTCGTTTCAATGCAAGTGATAACCTGTGTGTCttcaattatgtttttataaactttataaacagccagtaacattataaatttatttaggaCGCAgcgtacaattaaaaaaaatctgaacaAAAATCTGTACTTAAATAACCAGCCAGTGTTAAAAGTGTTTCTGTTTTACTTTTCccaagtattttaaattttgcatcGACATAAATGTGAATTAACGCTGATGGTacaataaaacgttttttgtTACTCAAACCTTAGTCGATCagtgttaaatatttagttttccattccaaatttaattcaaagcactatttttttttaaatttagcagAGCTACCAACTAACAAAAGTATGTAACTTCCAGTCAAATTAGTCTTAAATTCcaatcaataaataacatatctctccatatttatattactagtgAAAGTTAATCGCTTCGTGATTCCTTCGCTCCCGTAAACGTCTTGCACATTTTCACtgtataattgtaataaacagTGTCGTATGACCGTTATCCATACTTATTGGCACGACACACTGCCAGCCGAGGTGCCACACGATCGTCTACACTCGAAAGCATCAGCCGCACGCGAAAAACTCCGTTAGCTCGCCTCGAAATACTTTCAACAACAAAGAATGCAGTGAACTCATCACGAACGCTTTTGACGTACAAATAGGcgggaaaataaaacagaaatggCGGCTAAGtgcgttttatttataactctttGCTTGTTGGTTTCGTTGTGTGAaatgaagaagaagaaaatggATTATCCGACGGAGAAACAGATGGTGCTGCAAAGGAAGGAAACCACGCCGGTTGACTTCACAAGATTGGTTGTGATGAGGTTAGTTTATGGTTTTGCAAAAGTGTTGGGTTTCGATGAACCTGTGAGCGAAATACTCGATGGTGCGTTCGTCCCGCCGGGAGCTGATGATGAGGATGATCTTTTTGGCGATGACGATGATGAAGAAAGCATATTCGATGATTACTAAAAAGTGATCAATTGGAACTGATCGTTTGATATTTGGTCCTTCGATATTTACATGGTTGTGTATCAAATCCGTGAGTGTTCCAACGTTgtctaactttttaaaataattttaacccaTACCaaataatattgcatttaaataaagttaattaaattatgaatatattCTGTaaggttaatttaatttgtatactaaaatactgtttattatgtctttttttaatttactcttGTAATGTACCTGTTACAccaattcttatttatttttatataaaggtGCATGATTTttagtgtaaatataatttatattttgtaaacgcAGTTTCATTTACCTgaatctttgtttaaaattgttctttaatttacattttcttaacACTAGTAAGGCGATTTTGTCGATCTTTCTTTTTATCAATTATACATAGGAAAGCGAATAATTTATCATTGAATGAATTATCtttctgttaaatatttatatatcactTGCTATTCGTGCCAGATGTTACCTGAGTGAGAACATTCTGCATAGCTATGTCtacacaagaaataaaaaaacatgttagtaaaaaatatatatttcatcatAAATCTTCATCATCAAGTAGCCAAGATTCAGTATTCACGAATTCTCTGTCTTGAGTGCATATAACATCATCATCACTATTTTCTTCCCGTTCATCATCCATTGCATCTGGTAAGTCAGTGCAATGTGAACAACCTTTCAATTTCCTTATCAAATCTCcccatttcaatttaataccGCAAAAGGGACAGTCGCCCTCGATTGGAATAAATTCACCAGGCGACAAAAAAATATCCGCCAAACAAGTTATGTGTGTTACCAGTTCGCAGTTTGTATTCAAACATGTCAGTtggtttgaatttaaattaagagaaCAAAgcgaacattttatatttggtgTTGCTACAttttcgactgatttttttaatagcttaGCTCGAACTGGACCATTTGTTAATATCATATGCGACGGTGGTTTTTTATCGgtctgaaattaaaacagaatGACTAATTCATCGTTAcggatattttaatatatggatagatggatgtatgtttgaaggtatcttcataACGGCGCAATAAATCTTTATGAAACTAGGCATAGaggtagatcatagtctggaagaacacataggatacttattatgttctttttaatttcgcgaggacagagtcgcggacgacagctagtagtctATATATTAAATGCTCTGTATATCTTTCGATACAAAGAACTTTTGATGGCATTAACagtattttgaaaaatctcTTCGAACATTAAGAGTACTTGCTACGGCCAGactaactatataaaaaacattgccATTCATTCTACAGACATAATTCCTGTTTCTTGTTTGTTTcgttttgttttgattaattaattttatatgtaaaatatcttCATACGTACTGGAAATTCTTCGTAATAATCTTGCTCTAGCCACCTCACTACCAGCGGCAATCGATGCCACGGACCCACACGAAGCATTTCTGATAGAACACGAATCTTAAACTTATATTCTGATTCTTTTCGtggtatttttcttaaatttaaatactgcAGTCTTGTTGTTTTATTAGGATTCTGCCAAGCCCACTCAaactaaaatgttatgttatctCGTACATTTGAAGCAAATAGTAAGATAAGTGACTCTAAGAACACccttttagttgttttttttttttaatttgaaaaaaaaatacttattggattactttcaatataaatctttttggCACCGagactacaatttttttaagaagaatcgcgtcaagtggaagcaattccgcgtttcttctgatgagtgtggtaccggaggcctaattttaatccactGCGCCACCCTTTTCTtctaaggaaaggatgggaaagggcAGTGGATTTAACGGGGGacgggacgcatagaaaggggaaatattttctttcggtcgattaaaggtaggcaacacgtctgcaattgcggatgtctatgaggagtggtcgcttcgctatttcggcgaatcagTGGCtacttgctcatttgccaccttataacatatttaaaaaaaatacagaactGGGTAAAAAAGACCACTGTGATAGAATTTAGTGAATGAGGCTGAAAAATCTTAGAAAATGAAGctgaatacaaataatttactaactCGTAACGCTGAAATATTGTTTGGAAAACCGTGCACGATCATTACCATCTTCCTGGAaaacatatcaaatatttaaaaccaaaCTCAGATAACATTTTTTCGTCTTgcacacaaattaaaaatatataatgcaGTCAGTGTAATCGCGAAAACGACAGACGACCCAAAATTTGGTTAAGACCTAATTTTTATACTCAAAAGTGGCGCTATTTGATAAGTTTACTGTTCACAggaataacattaataagtatcaagataaaattttcacaaaaatacaacattttggaagaaaatataaataagcagGCATCAACCATTGTGTTAAGTTTGCTAGATTGTAATCTATGATTTGAAATAgagaataagtaaaaaaaaaatacattaatacattagtactaattttttaattcttactgTAACATTATGATCATATTCAACCTACATTTTTCACTATTGTCATAGTACTATTCCAATGTCTAACAGAAATATCTGAATCCACAAACTTCTTATAACTTAATATCACATAATCCAAAcattctttggtcttcctctacctttatagtcaaccacattcaatataatttaactttaatgtttAAGTGATCAATATCTCTATGCCTAGATAACCTTTTGCTTCTCAATTTCTCCATCCCCGGctctactttcaaacttcctccaACATACAAAGTCACAAGCAATACAGTAAGAAAGtcttaaaaaatagattttaccATTAGCTAGATTTTAAGAACATTTAGAATAATATCGGAGAATACAATGAGTCTTCACATATAAAAACTATCATCAAATGTCCATTAAAACAATGAGCACATCCTTATATCAAGTCAATTTAGCTTAGATAGtttaaatacagaaaaaatatgGTTCATATAAATGGTACTTTTTGCTgacttataaaatagtaaatagaaatggaaaataattataatctgtaaaaataccttatttagctaaaaatacagcaatctgtttttttttttttaataaaattcgtaGTAAAGAAAAGAAGATAGACAGATACAGAAAAAGCGCGGGAAAAGTTACTAACCAAGGTCCTTTATTACTAGTCCGATAAGCACCTCCCGCCCATGTACCTCTATTATGTTGCTTAATTCTTCTATTTGGATCTCTTGTGTACCCTATATATGTCTTACCTTTATATTTAGgattaatacaatataataagtaaacaCCGAAAAAATCTTCAACAATCTCCGGCTCAGTCATTATAACcaatcgtaaaaaaaataaatacttgaaAGTGATAAAATTCAACTCATATTGTCattattaaagaattttttttatttaatttcaattaattacttaattttattatgattttaatgattttacaaTCACAGGTCACCGGGTAAACAAATATATGTCAACGTCAAATGTCAAATAGGATGTAGTGAAGCTTTTACCAATGAGTCTGATTGCTGGATTTCCGATTAATGGAATTGTGAGtcgaataaataattataaaaagcttTAATAAGTACTTAAGCttacaaaaacttaaagtaaGGAAACGTTTCTATTTTCGacaataatctttttttatgaagAAGCCACACAATTAAACATACCACAATTATACGTGAGAGTTCGATTTTCATC
This genomic interval carries:
- the LOC106714578 gene encoding structure-specific endonuclease subunit SLX1 homolog → MTEPEIVEDFFGVYLLYCINPKYKGKTYIGYTRDPNRRIKQHNRGTWAGGAYRTSNKGPWKMVMIVHGFPNNISALRFEWAWQNPNKTTRLQYLNLRKIPRKESEYKFKIRVLSEMLRVGPWHRLPLVVRWLEQDYYEEFPTDKKPPSHMILTNGPVRAKLLKKSVENVATPNIKCSLCSLNLNSNQLTCLNTNCELVTHITCLADIFLSPGEFIPIEGDCPFCGIKLKWGDLIRKLKGCSHCTDLPDAMDDEREENSDDDVICTQDREFVNTESWLLDDEDL
- the LOC106714593 gene encoding uncharacterized protein LOC106714593, giving the protein MAAKCVLFITLCLLVSLCEMKKKKMDYPTEKQMVLQRKETTPVDFTRLVVMRLVYGFAKVLGFDEPVSEILDGAFVPPGADDEDDLFGDDDDEESIFDDY